A stretch of the Dyella telluris genome encodes the following:
- a CDS encoding AI-2E family transporter, with protein MSMTPDSSRRWQLLAITGAIFYVFWLLAPVLMPFAFAAMLAYLGDPLADRLQRLGMGRTLAVTIVFIVLLLAAVGALLLLIPLISRQIENLVQNIPHYVDWARNTALPWLQAKLHLDPNAFDTDRLTQQLKEHLGSIGNAASVLLGQISRSSVGVVMWLTNMVLIPVVAFYLLRDWDRLVAWIDRMLPRSVEPTVAHLARESDSVLGAFVRGQLLVMLALGLFYGVALTLMGLSVGPLIGMIAGLLSFVPYLGFIVGFGSALIAALVQYGDWNHVLIVVGIFTAGQLLEGYVLVPQLVGDKIGLHPVAVIFAVLAGGYLFGFLGVLLALPAASVILVVLRYLAERYRQSDLYTEEGAGDPVLTEVDVIVDTPHGKVESRTTVDEQGTKKDAVPPR; from the coding sequence ATGTCGATGACGCCTGACAGCTCCCGCCGCTGGCAATTGCTCGCCATCACCGGGGCCATCTTCTACGTGTTCTGGCTGCTGGCGCCGGTGCTGATGCCGTTCGCCTTCGCGGCGATGCTCGCCTACCTGGGCGATCCGCTGGCGGACCGCCTGCAGCGCCTGGGCATGGGCCGCACGCTGGCGGTGACCATCGTGTTCATCGTGCTGCTGCTCGCGGCCGTGGGCGCGTTGCTTCTGCTGATTCCGCTGATTTCGCGCCAGATCGAAAATCTGGTGCAGAACATCCCCCACTACGTGGACTGGGCCCGCAATACCGCGCTGCCATGGCTGCAGGCCAAGCTGCACCTGGACCCGAATGCGTTCGACACCGACCGCCTGACCCAGCAGCTCAAGGAACACCTGGGTTCGATCGGCAATGCCGCCTCGGTGTTGCTGGGGCAGATCTCCCGCTCCAGCGTCGGCGTGGTCATGTGGCTGACCAACATGGTGCTGATCCCGGTGGTGGCGTTTTATCTGCTGCGCGACTGGGACCGCCTGGTGGCCTGGATCGACCGCATGTTGCCGCGCTCCGTCGAGCCCACCGTGGCCCACCTGGCACGCGAGTCCGACAGCGTGCTGGGTGCCTTCGTGCGCGGCCAGCTGCTGGTGATGCTGGCGCTGGGCCTGTTCTACGGCGTGGCGCTGACCTTGATGGGGCTGTCGGTTGGCCCGTTGATCGGTATGATCGCCGGCCTGCTCAGCTTCGTGCCTTACCTGGGTTTCATCGTGGGCTTCGGCTCCGCGCTGATTGCCGCCCTGGTGCAGTACGGCGACTGGAACCACGTGTTGATCGTGGTTGGCATTTTCACCGCCGGCCAGTTGCTGGAAGGGTACGTGCTGGTGCCCCAGCTGGTCGGCGACAAGATCGGCCTGCACCCGGTGGCAGTGATTTTTGCCGTGCTGGCAGGCGGTTACCTGTTTGGCTTCCTCGGCGTGCTGCTGGCGCTGCCGGCGGCCTCGGTGATCCTGGTGGTGCTGCGCTACCTGGCCGAGCGCTACCGGCAAAGTGATCTGTATACCGAGGAGGGCGCGGGAGATCCCGTGCTCACTGAAGTGGATGTGATTGTCGACACCCCGCACGGTAAGGTGGAATCCCGCACGACCGTCGACGAACAAGGCACCAAGAAGGACGCAGTACCACCCCGATGA
- a CDS encoding DUF2066 domain-containing protein, with protein MRLSRLLFVCFMLGLAPLLSVHAQGQVSPYTVVVSVADTSDTARDAAFSDALAQVLARTSGGQDVASKPGYADVLKGASGIVQQFQYQRAATGMALQVTFDQAAVQRAVGQMGVSGGGSRPPVLLVIRDDDGSVLTKDALATLTQAVAAKGFSTVLADPAKTGDTPNLSSAEPDQVAGLARQYKTGLILLGQMHGNAADWVLLSGGPQQKWTTQGANAAAVLTDAANGLADRLGKQLNVIGSASVDGKLWVSQVNSAMDYANLVAVLRNDPNVRQVTTLSSQGDGMLFAVKASLPMDALANSLAATGRLLRGDSHSDSDASLRWVH; from the coding sequence ATGCGCCTGTCCCGCCTGCTTTTCGTCTGTTTCATGCTGGGCCTGGCCCCGCTGCTGTCCGTGCACGCACAGGGACAGGTATCCCCGTACACGGTGGTCGTTTCCGTGGCCGATACCAGTGACACCGCCCGGGATGCCGCCTTCAGCGATGCGCTGGCGCAGGTGCTGGCGCGTACCTCGGGCGGCCAGGACGTGGCCAGCAAGCCCGGCTACGCCGACGTGCTCAAGGGGGCCTCGGGCATCGTCCAGCAGTTCCAGTACCAGCGCGCCGCCACCGGCATGGCGCTGCAGGTCACCTTTGACCAGGCCGCCGTGCAGCGCGCCGTAGGCCAGATGGGCGTATCCGGTGGCGGCTCCCGTCCGCCGGTGTTGCTCGTCATCCGCGACGATGACGGCAGCGTGCTTACCAAGGACGCGCTGGCCACGCTTACCCAGGCGGTCGCCGCCAAGGGTTTCAGCACGGTGCTGGCCGACCCCGCGAAGACGGGCGACACGCCGAACCTCAGCAGCGCCGAGCCCGACCAGGTGGCCGGGCTGGCACGGCAGTACAAGACAGGCCTGATCCTGCTGGGCCAGATGCACGGCAACGCCGCTGACTGGGTGCTGCTCTCCGGCGGCCCGCAGCAGAAGTGGACCACGCAGGGCGCCAATGCAGCCGCCGTGCTGACCGACGCCGCCAACGGCCTGGCCGATCGGCTTGGCAAGCAGCTCAACGTGATCGGCTCGGCCAGCGTCGACGGCAAGCTGTGGGTATCGCAGGTGAACTCCGCCATGGATTACGCCAACCTGGTGGCAGTGCTGCGCAACGATCCGAACGTGCGGCAGGTGACGACGCTGAGTTCACAGGGCGATGGCATGCTGTTCGCGGTCAAGGCCAGCCTGCCGATGGACGCGCTGGCCAACAGCCTGGCCGCCACGGGCCGGCTCCTGCGCGGCGACTCGCACAGTGATTCCGACGCCAGCCTGCGCTGGGTCCACTGA
- the purM gene encoding phosphoribosylformylglycinamidine cyclo-ligase, producing the protein MSDALTYRAAGVDIDAGNAVVERIKPLVKRTSRPEVMGGLGGFGGLFDLSGKYKEPVLVSGTDGVGTKLKLAQQLGRHDTIGIDLVGMCVNDVLVQGAEPLFFLDYFATGKLDVDTTVAVVGGIAKGCELAGCALIGGETAEMPDMYPPGEYDLGGFTVGAVEKSQLLSGEKIVAGDVILGVASSGPHSNGYSLIRKILERAGNPLDLDLGGVTLADALMAPTTIYVKPMLALMKSQPVHGMAHITGGGLKENIIRVVPENLGIHIDAAAIVLPPVFEWLMREGNVAREEMWRTFNCGVGFTVILPRDAVGAASELLASHGLKSSVIGEIVPAQGDERVHIG; encoded by the coding sequence ATGTCCGACGCCCTCACCTACCGCGCCGCTGGCGTCGATATCGACGCAGGCAATGCCGTGGTCGAACGCATCAAGCCGCTGGTCAAGCGCACCTCCCGTCCCGAAGTGATGGGCGGCCTGGGCGGCTTCGGCGGCCTGTTTGACCTGTCCGGCAAGTACAAGGAGCCGGTGCTGGTCTCGGGTACCGACGGCGTGGGCACCAAGCTCAAGCTCGCCCAGCAGCTGGGTCGCCACGACACCATCGGCATCGATCTGGTGGGCATGTGCGTCAACGACGTGCTGGTGCAGGGCGCCGAGCCGCTGTTTTTCCTGGACTACTTCGCCACCGGCAAGCTGGACGTGGATACCACCGTGGCCGTGGTCGGCGGCATCGCCAAGGGCTGCGAGCTGGCCGGTTGCGCGCTGATCGGCGGCGAGACGGCCGAAATGCCGGACATGTACCCGCCGGGTGAATACGACCTGGGCGGCTTCACCGTCGGCGCGGTCGAAAAATCGCAGCTGCTCAGCGGCGAGAAGATCGTGGCCGGCGACGTGATCCTGGGCGTGGCCTCTTCCGGCCCGCACTCCAACGGCTACTCGCTGATCCGCAAGATCCTCGAGCGCGCCGGCAACCCGCTGGACCTGGACCTCGGCGGCGTGACGCTGGCCGACGCCCTGATGGCCCCCACCACCATCTACGTCAAGCCGATGCTGGCGCTGATGAAGAGCCAGCCGGTGCACGGCATGGCGCACATCACCGGTGGCGGCCTGAAGGAAAACATCATCCGCGTGGTGCCCGAGAACCTCGGCATCCACATTGACGCCGCCGCCATCGTGCTGCCGCCGGTGTTCGAGTGGCTGATGCGCGAAGGCAACGTGGCGCGCGAGGAAATGTGGCGCACCTTCAACTGCGGCGTGGGCTTCACCGTGATCCTGCCGCGTGACGCGGTCGGCGCCGCCAGCGAGCTGCTGGCCAGCCATGGCCTGAAGAGCTCGGTGATCGGCGAAATCGTGCCCGCCCAGGGCGACGAGCGCGTCCACATCGGCTAA
- the hda gene encoding DnaA regulatory inactivator Hda yields MIPQMPLVLRWPRRQRFEHFHPGSNVVTLSAVEQVAYVPGTPWLYLAGPSGSGKSHLLVAACQAAIQGGRTVQYLPLASMGDKAAAIRGVAGSEFLALDDLGAIAGDREAEHALFDVYNRAKAEGATLLFAAEALPTQLGLGLPDLRSRLGACQQALLKPLDDAERRAVLRKEAATRGIELDDTVLDWLFARYARDLGALLDLLDRIDQASLAAKRKITVPFLRGFLRESEPGA; encoded by the coding sequence ATGATTCCGCAGATGCCGCTCGTATTGCGCTGGCCCCGACGCCAGCGTTTCGAACATTTCCATCCCGGCAGCAACGTCGTGACGCTCTCTGCCGTGGAGCAGGTGGCTTACGTGCCCGGCACGCCGTGGCTGTATCTGGCCGGGCCTTCGGGCAGCGGCAAGAGCCACCTGCTGGTGGCAGCCTGCCAGGCGGCCATCCAGGGAGGGCGCACGGTGCAGTACCTGCCGCTGGCCAGCATGGGCGACAAGGCTGCCGCCATCCGCGGCGTGGCGGGAAGCGAATTCCTCGCGCTGGACGACCTGGGTGCCATCGCCGGTGACCGCGAGGCCGAGCACGCGCTGTTTGACGTCTACAACCGGGCCAAGGCGGAGGGTGCCACGCTGTTGTTCGCTGCCGAAGCCCTGCCGACCCAGCTGGGGCTGGGGCTGCCTGACCTTCGTTCGCGCCTGGGCGCCTGCCAGCAGGCACTGCTGAAGCCGCTGGATGATGCCGAGCGTCGCGCCGTACTCCGCAAGGAGGCCGCAACGCGCGGCATCGAGCTGGATGACACGGTGCTCGACTGGCTGTTCGCCCGTTACGCCCGTGATTTGGGCGCCCTGCTGGACCTGCTCGATCGCATCGACCAGGCCTCGCTGGCGGCCAAGCGGAAGATCACCGTGCCGTTCCTGCGTGGATTCCTGCGCGAGAGCGAGCCTGGCGCCTGA
- a CDS encoding DUF3108 domain-containing protein gives MTAPNSLRTFAAGLVLAVSTTAAFAATPAPTPFTATYQVSQGGQVIGEAVITLKSAGNGQWVYSNQTKGTAGIAAALGANSSETTTFRWNNNAPETISYDYNMDAGFKKKQRHTEVNWTSAQVTVDEGKGPASYPGAPGLVDRNTTAFAVGLALREGKQSVSLPVAVKRNVETQEFKVTGKDTVKVPAGSFPTERVVRGGDENAFSAWYAPQKYPVPVKLTQSDGGNLELQLVSFKAGN, from the coding sequence ATGACCGCTCCCAACTCCCTTCGCACGTTCGCCGCCGGCCTTGTGCTGGCCGTCTCCACCACGGCAGCCTTCGCCGCCACACCTGCACCGACGCCATTCACCGCGACCTACCAGGTGTCGCAGGGCGGACAGGTGATCGGCGAAGCGGTGATCACGCTCAAATCCGCCGGCAACGGTCAGTGGGTCTACAGCAACCAGACCAAGGGCACCGCAGGCATCGCCGCCGCGCTGGGCGCCAATTCCTCGGAAACCACCACGTTCCGCTGGAACAACAACGCGCCGGAAACCATCAGCTACGACTACAACATGGACGCCGGCTTCAAGAAGAAGCAGCGCCATACCGAGGTCAACTGGACCAGCGCCCAGGTGACGGTGGACGAGGGCAAGGGCCCGGCTTCCTATCCGGGCGCACCCGGCCTGGTCGATCGCAATACGACGGCATTCGCGGTCGGCCTGGCGCTGCGCGAGGGCAAGCAGTCCGTGTCGCTGCCCGTGGCTGTGAAACGCAACGTGGAAACGCAGGAATTCAAGGTCACGGGCAAGGACACCGTGAAGGTTCCGGCCGGCAGCTTCCCGACGGAACGCGTGGTTCGCGGCGGCGACGAGAATGCTTTCAGCGCGTGGTACGCCCCGCAGAAGTATCCGGTGCCGGTGAAGCTGACGCAGAGCGATGGCGGCAACCTGGAATTGCAGCTGGTGAGTTTCAAGGCCGGTAACTGA
- a CDS encoding RNA methyltransferase gives MSAESDLAARIRYVLVRTSHPGNIGSAARAIRTMGFDRMALVAPHRFPDREASALAAGADDVLENATVSEGLVDALAGTSLALGLSARRRGVDLEEITPREAAARALAAAARGEQVALVFGNERTGLENEELARCHAMVRIPSVDDFSSLNLSQAVQVMAYELRVASLGEVAVPVRADAEPPADAAQMERFFEHLTQMLDDIDFHKGRAPTTIMLRLRKLFQRAQPDERELRVMHGIFADAQRMAQIATDKIKAPKGG, from the coding sequence ATGAGCGCTGAATCCGACCTCGCCGCCCGCATCCGCTACGTGCTGGTGCGCACCTCGCACCCCGGCAATATCGGCAGTGCCGCCCGCGCCATCCGCACCATGGGCTTCGACCGGATGGCCCTGGTGGCACCGCACCGGTTCCCCGACAGGGAGGCTTCCGCGCTGGCCGCGGGGGCGGACGACGTGCTGGAGAACGCCACCGTCAGCGAAGGCCTGGTGGACGCCCTGGCGGGAACCAGTCTGGCGCTGGGCCTTTCAGCCCGCCGCCGTGGCGTGGACCTGGAGGAGATCACCCCGCGCGAAGCGGCGGCCCGTGCGCTTGCCGCCGCGGCTCGTGGTGAACAGGTGGCGCTGGTCTTCGGCAACGAGCGCACCGGGCTGGAGAACGAGGAACTGGCGCGCTGCCATGCCATGGTGCGCATTCCCAGCGTGGACGACTTCAGCTCGCTCAACCTTTCGCAGGCCGTGCAGGTGATGGCCTATGAGCTTCGCGTGGCGTCGCTGGGCGAGGTGGCCGTGCCTGTTCGCGCGGATGCCGAACCGCCCGCCGATGCGGCGCAGATGGAGCGCTTTTTCGAGCACCTGACCCAGATGCTCGACGACATCGATTTCCACAAGGGCCGCGCGCCGACCACCATCATGTTGCGCCTGCGCAAGCTGTTCCAGCGCGCCCAGCCGGACGAGCGCGAGCTGCGCGTGATGCACGGCATTTTCGCCGATGCGCAGCGCATGGCGCAGATTGCCACGGACAAGATCAAGGCGCCCAAGGGCGGTTGA
- a CDS encoding BolA family protein, which yields MDAATIQAMIEQGLPGAQANVSGDDGVHFEAEVVAEQFAGKLPLARHRLVYATLGDLMGGAIHALALKTLTPAEVAARR from the coding sequence ATGGACGCTGCCACCATCCAGGCAATGATCGAACAAGGCCTGCCCGGTGCGCAGGCAAACGTCAGCGGCGACGACGGCGTGCACTTCGAAGCAGAAGTGGTGGCGGAACAGTTCGCTGGCAAGCTGCCGTTGGCACGGCATCGCCTGGTTTACGCCACGTTGGGGGATCTCATGGGTGGTGCGATCCACGCGCTGGCCCTGAAGACGCTGACTCCTGCGGAGGTCGCGGCGCGCCGTTGA
- a CDS encoding inositol monophosphatase family protein codes for MPRPAVNVAVRAARSAGNIILRYMNRIDGLNVVEKQRMDFASEVDRLAEAEIIKELKRAYPTHGFLAEESGAIGKGPLTWVIDPLDGTHNYLRGIPHFCVSIALLDKGEPVYAVVFDPLRDELFTASKGDGAYLNDRRIRVAKRENLGGAMIATGFPYRQRSHLDAQLDMTRALLGQAEDIRRSGSAALDLAYVAAGRYDGFFEIGLKPWDMAAGVLLVREAGGRYCDFAGRDGIPESGNIVAGNLNVAQAMVDAIGANATPRLLMA; via the coding sequence ATGCCCAGACCCGCCGTCAACGTCGCGGTGCGCGCCGCGCGCTCCGCAGGAAACATCATCCTGCGTTACATGAATCGCATCGACGGCCTCAATGTCGTCGAAAAGCAACGCATGGACTTCGCCTCGGAAGTCGACCGCCTGGCCGAAGCCGAGATCATCAAGGAACTCAAGCGCGCCTACCCGACGCATGGCTTCCTTGCCGAGGAAAGCGGCGCGATCGGCAAGGGCCCGCTGACCTGGGTGATCGACCCGCTCGACGGCACGCATAACTACCTGCGCGGCATCCCGCACTTCTGCGTTTCCATCGCGCTGCTCGACAAGGGCGAGCCGGTGTACGCGGTGGTGTTCGATCCGCTGCGCGACGAGCTGTTCACCGCCAGCAAGGGCGACGGTGCCTACCTCAATGACCGCCGCATCCGCGTGGCCAAGCGTGAGAACCTGGGCGGCGCGATGATCGCCACCGGTTTCCCGTACCGCCAGCGTTCGCACCTGGACGCCCAGCTCGACATGACCCGCGCCCTGCTTGGCCAGGCCGAGGACATCCGCCGCTCCGGCTCCGCCGCGCTCGACCTGGCCTATGTGGCCGCCGGCCGCTACGACGGCTTCTTCGAGATCGGCCTGAAGCCGTGGGACATGGCCGCCGGCGTGCTGCTGGTGCGCGAGGCAGGCGGCCGCTACTGCGACTTCGCCGGTCGCGACGGCATTCCGGAGAGCGGCAACATCGTCGCCGGCAACCTCAACGTGGCGCAGGCGATGGTGGATGCCATCGGCGCGAACGCCACGCCGCGGTTATTGATGGCCTGA
- the purN gene encoding phosphoribosylglycinamide formyltransferase yields the protein MTTQRLRVAVLASGRGSNLQALIAARDAGGLPVDFVAVGSDKKDAGALQLAKDAGIPTFTLNPKDFATRRDFDVELFRQLDATGAQMLVLAGFMRIIDGEALAPWVGRMINIHPSLLPKYRGLHTHRRALEAGDAEHGASVHYVTAELDGGPVIAQARIVIQPGDDEAQLAQRLLGFEHQLLPAVLTLMAEQRLTLIAPDRVAFNGKAIDAPLQLRNGQLVD from the coding sequence GTGACAACCCAGCGTCTTCGCGTCGCCGTGCTCGCCTCCGGGCGCGGCAGCAACCTGCAAGCCCTGATCGCCGCCCGTGACGCGGGCGGATTGCCCGTGGACTTCGTGGCCGTCGGCAGCGACAAGAAAGATGCGGGCGCCCTGCAACTGGCGAAAGACGCGGGCATCCCGACGTTCACGCTGAACCCGAAAGACTTCGCCACGCGTCGCGACTTCGACGTCGAGCTGTTCCGCCAGCTCGATGCCACCGGCGCGCAGATGCTGGTGCTGGCCGGCTTCATGCGCATCATCGATGGCGAGGCGCTGGCGCCCTGGGTGGGCCGGATGATCAACATTCACCCGTCCCTGCTGCCCAAGTACCGCGGCCTGCATACGCATCGTCGCGCACTCGAAGCCGGCGACGCCGAACATGGCGCCAGCGTCCACTACGTCACCGCCGAACTCGATGGTGGCCCGGTGATTGCGCAGGCGCGCATCGTGATCCAACCGGGCGACGACGAGGCGCAGCTTGCCCAGCGCCTGCTCGGCTTCGAGCACCAGCTGCTACCCGCCGTGCTGACCCTGATGGCCGAACAGCGCCTGACCCTGATCGCCCCCGACCGCGTGGCCTTCAACGGAAAAGCGATCGACGCGCCGCTGCAACTGCGCAACGGCCAACTGGTTGACTGA
- the murA gene encoding UDP-N-acetylglucosamine 1-carboxyvinyltransferase, translating to MAKILISGGEPLHGEVGISGAKNAVLPILASCLLADEPVAISNVPHLHDVTTFIELLGQMGTQLVLDDRMKMHVDPRTTDRHFAPYDLVRTMRASILVLGPLVARFGEAEVSLPGGCAIGSRPVDQHIRGLQALGADVVVENGYIKAKAKRLKSARISMDMVTVTGTENIMMAAALAQGTTIIENAAQEPEVVDLAHCLIAMGAQIEGAGTSTLTIHGVERLHGAEYEVLPDRIETGTFLVGAAMTGGKVRARNARADTLDAVLAKLEEAGAHISTGADWIELDMRGRRPKAVNITTAPYPAFPTDMQAQFTALNCVAEGVGVITETVFENRFMHALELQRLGADIRLEGNTAIIKGVEKMSGAPIMATDLRASACLVLAGLVAEGDTTVDRVYHIDRGYENIEEKLGVLGAKIRRLPS from the coding sequence ATGGCCAAGATCCTGATCAGTGGCGGCGAGCCGCTCCACGGTGAGGTGGGTATTTCCGGCGCCAAGAACGCCGTGCTGCCGATCCTCGCTTCCTGCCTGCTGGCCGACGAGCCGGTGGCGATCAGCAACGTGCCCCACCTGCACGATGTGACCACCTTCATCGAGCTGCTGGGCCAGATGGGCACGCAGCTGGTGCTGGACGACCGCATGAAGATGCACGTCGACCCGCGCACCACCGACCGTCATTTCGCCCCGTACGACCTGGTGCGCACCATGCGTGCGTCCATCCTCGTGCTCGGCCCGCTGGTGGCCCGCTTCGGTGAGGCGGAAGTGTCGCTGCCGGGCGGTTGCGCCATCGGCTCGCGTCCGGTGGACCAGCACATCCGCGGCCTGCAGGCGCTGGGCGCCGACGTGGTCGTGGAGAACGGCTACATCAAGGCCAAGGCCAAGCGCCTGAAGAGCGCCCGCATCTCCATGGACATGGTCACGGTGACGGGTACCGAGAACATCATGATGGCCGCCGCGCTCGCGCAGGGCACCACCATCATCGAGAACGCCGCGCAGGAACCGGAAGTGGTCGACCTGGCGCATTGCCTGATCGCCATGGGTGCGCAGATCGAAGGCGCCGGCACCTCCACGCTGACCATCCACGGCGTTGAACGCCTGCATGGCGCCGAATACGAAGTGCTGCCGGACCGCATCGAGACCGGCACCTTCCTGGTCGGCGCCGCGATGACCGGCGGCAAGGTGCGCGCGCGCAACGCGCGTGCCGATACGCTGGATGCCGTGCTCGCCAAGCTGGAAGAAGCCGGTGCGCACATCTCCACCGGCGCCGACTGGATCGAGCTGGACATGCGCGGCCGCCGCCCCAAGGCAGTGAACATCACCACGGCGCCGTACCCGGCGTTCCCGACCGACATGCAGGCGCAGTTCACCGCGCTCAACTGCGTGGCCGAAGGCGTGGGCGTGATCACCGAGACGGTGTTCGAGAACCGCTTCATGCACGCACTGGAACTGCAGCGCCTGGGCGCCGACATCCGCCTGGAAGGCAACACCGCCATCATCAAGGGCGTGGAAAAGATGAGCGGCGCACCGATCATGGCGACCGACCTGCGTGCTTCCGCGTGCCTCGTGCTCGCCGGCCTGGTGGCCGAAGGCGACACCACGGTGGACCGCGTGTATCACATCGATCGCGGCTACGAGAACATCGAAGAAAAGCTGGGCGTGCTCGGCGCGAAGATCCGCCGTTTGCCGTCCTGA
- a CDS encoding hemolysin family protein, producing MLTEILTVVLLSFFNGFFALSEMALVASRKTRLKQMARDSRRARVALRNAEAPERFLSTVQVGMTLVILITGALAGDALGDHIADAIHGGRAAWMEPYAKVIGLLLGFTLISFIQIVIGELVPKRLALSAPELISGYVSMPMMVLSRMAAPFVWLLNFCSGLLLRLLGVKGRGSDFASEEEIRLLVAESAEHGVLDRDEHNMVNRVLRLGDRTVDSMMTPRTRIVWLNAAASYQENAEILRTTPYSRYPVYREDESDVLGVAEVKRLLRGFAQGKPDIFGQLSKPLYVPATARALDLLEEFRDAETQLALVVDEYGDIVGLITLDNLLAAIVGATQLGNNDPKESPLITPRGDDSWLVDGSLSTDDLRELLKVDALPGEAEHEYRTAAGMVMAVLGHIPQTGETFEWHGYRVEVVDLDGARIDKLIITRLANIDVEEDGF from the coding sequence ATGCTGACCGAAATCCTTACCGTCGTACTGCTGTCCTTCTTCAACGGCTTCTTCGCCTTGTCCGAGATGGCCCTGGTGGCCTCGCGCAAGACGCGCCTGAAGCAGATGGCCCGCGACAGCCGCCGGGCCCGGGTGGCCCTGCGCAATGCCGAGGCGCCCGAGCGCTTCCTGTCCACGGTGCAGGTGGGCATGACCCTGGTGATCCTGATCACCGGTGCCCTGGCCGGCGACGCTCTGGGCGACCACATCGCCGACGCCATCCACGGCGGTCGGGCCGCCTGGATGGAGCCCTATGCCAAGGTCATCGGCCTGTTGCTGGGTTTCACCTTGATCTCCTTTATCCAGATCGTGATCGGGGAACTGGTGCCCAAGCGGCTCGCCCTGTCGGCGCCGGAACTGATCTCCGGTTACGTGTCCATGCCGATGATGGTGCTGTCACGCATGGCGGCACCGTTCGTATGGCTGCTCAATTTCTGCAGCGGCCTGTTGCTGCGCCTGCTGGGCGTGAAGGGGCGCGGCAGCGACTTTGCCTCGGAAGAGGAAATCCGCCTGCTGGTGGCCGAAAGCGCCGAGCACGGCGTGCTGGATCGCGACGAGCACAACATGGTCAACCGCGTGCTGCGCCTGGGCGACCGCACGGTGGACAGCATGATGACCCCGCGCACGCGCATCGTGTGGCTCAACGCCGCGGCGAGTTACCAGGAGAACGCGGAGATCCTGCGCACCACGCCGTATTCGCGCTATCCGGTGTACCGCGAAGACGAAAGCGACGTCCTTGGCGTGGCAGAGGTGAAGCGCCTGCTGCGCGGCTTTGCCCAGGGCAAGCCCGATATTTTCGGGCAACTTTCCAAGCCGCTCTACGTGCCTGCCACGGCCCGCGCGCTGGATCTGCTGGAGGAATTCCGCGACGCGGAAACCCAGCTGGCACTGGTGGTGGACGAGTACGGCGACATCGTGGGCCTGATCACCCTGGACAACCTGCTGGCGGCCATCGTGGGTGCCACGCAGCTGGGCAACAACGATCCCAAGGAAAGCCCGCTGATCACGCCCCGCGGCGACGACAGCTGGCTGGTCGACGGCTCGCTCTCCACCGACGACCTGCGCGAACTGCTGAAGGTCGACGCCCTGCCCGGCGAGGCGGAGCACGAATACCGCACGGCCGCCGGCATGGTGATGGCGGTGCTGGGCCATATCCCGCAGACCGGCGAAACCTTCGAGTGGCACGGTTATCGCGTGGAAGTGGTGGACCTGGACGGCGCACGCATCGACAAGCTCATCATCACGCGGCTGGCGAACATCGACGTGGAAGAAGACGGATTTTGA
- a CDS encoding DUF47 domain-containing protein, whose translation MFSLQTIFGKGDKFYGLLEQSAEAAHESARALHELVTRKDHAPVMAAFAAARAREKALAGQISEELVNTFVTALDREDIEALNSALYKIPKTIEKFAERYEIVSARMGDVDFGARALVLERATTVVSEMIGELRRGLRIDPVKKLQDRLQTLESEGDRMLLSPYRTLYVEGNDAMRAMLAKDLFELIEKAIDKCRDVGNIVYSIVLKNS comes from the coding sequence ATGTTTTCATTGCAAACGATTTTCGGCAAAGGCGACAAGTTCTATGGCTTGCTCGAGCAGAGCGCCGAGGCTGCCCACGAAAGCGCACGGGCCCTTCACGAGCTGGTGACCCGCAAGGACCACGCGCCGGTGATGGCCGCCTTCGCCGCGGCACGTGCACGCGAGAAGGCGCTGGCGGGGCAGATCAGCGAGGAGCTGGTGAACACCTTTGTCACCGCGCTGGATCGCGAAGACATCGAGGCGCTCAACTCCGCGCTCTACAAGATTCCCAAGACCATCGAGAAATTCGCCGAGCGCTACGAGATCGTGTCCGCCCGCATGGGCGACGTGGATTTCGGTGCCCGTGCACTCGTGCTGGAACGCGCCACCACGGTGGTGTCGGAGATGATCGGCGAGCTGCGCCGCGGCCTGCGCATCGACCCGGTGAAGAAGCTGCAGGATCGCCTGCAGACGCTGGAGTCCGAAGGCGACCGCATGCTGCTCTCGCCGTATCGCACCCTGTACGTGGAAGGCAATGACGCCATGCGTGCGATGCTGGCGAAGGATCTGTTCGAGCTGATCGAAAAGGCGATCGACAAGTGCCGCGATGTCGGCAACATCGTTTACTCGATTGTCCTGAAGAACTCCTGA